In Maridesulfovibrio sp., a single genomic region encodes these proteins:
- a CDS encoding molybdopterin-dependent oxidoreductase, giving the protein MMKTFKTICPYDCPTSCGLLVQTDGTRITKVKGDPDDPVCKGLICRKMQRYEKSINSPDRITTPLKRISGKGEGNFTKISWDEAVETIVGRWKAALQEHGPDSILPFYYSGVMSLIQRYCGDALFNRMGACDLVKTLCASAKGAGYSSVMGATGCLDPRELADSDYYVVWGSNMKATRLQSMADLVNGRKHGRKVVLIESFAGDMAPYCDRVLLIRPGTDGALALAMMNVLVGAGLEDSAFLRSETVGYEEFLVTLDRYTPEWAETVTGIPAGDIRELALEYGAASAPAIILGSGNSRYGNGGMTVRLITVLSCFTGAWKRPGGGFCGCNPGGGPYVDTDLITRPDLRSNNARKVNINQLAAALKGGDGQVPISCLHVYGSNPMGSVSNQSGIRSGLLNPDLFTVVHERFMTDTARYADIILPATFSVEHSDCYSAYGYCSFGVARKVVSAPGECRSNWDIFSLLASGMGYTDSHFQRSEDDLLDELLARPMQGLQGISADQWETLKTGGVISIPFSDHTDWRTPSGKVQIVDNSLSDPLPCYTECHGGAYPLRLIAAPSCETLNSIFLERDEMVDRRGEMVLVMHPKDAAARSIADGDSVLAYNDLGEVAFAVRLSPLVAGGTVAVAGIFKSEQSANGNLVNTLMRERLSDIGEATTLNDNTVDVRKG; this is encoded by the coding sequence ATGATGAAAACATTCAAGACGATTTGTCCGTATGACTGTCCTACATCGTGCGGGCTTCTTGTTCAAACGGACGGGACACGCATAACAAAGGTGAAAGGCGACCCTGATGACCCGGTCTGCAAGGGGCTGATCTGCCGGAAAATGCAGCGTTATGAAAAATCCATCAATTCCCCGGACAGGATCACCACTCCCCTGAAACGAATTTCCGGGAAAGGTGAAGGAAATTTTACAAAAATTTCCTGGGACGAGGCTGTTGAAACCATTGTCGGACGTTGGAAGGCCGCCCTTCAAGAACATGGCCCGGATTCCATTCTGCCGTTCTATTATTCCGGTGTGATGAGCCTTATTCAGCGTTATTGCGGTGATGCCCTTTTCAACCGGATGGGAGCCTGCGATCTGGTTAAAACCCTTTGCGCTTCTGCCAAGGGAGCAGGGTACTCATCGGTTATGGGCGCGACCGGATGTCTTGATCCCCGGGAACTTGCGGACAGTGATTATTATGTTGTCTGGGGCAGCAACATGAAGGCCACGCGGCTGCAGAGCATGGCTGATCTGGTCAATGGTCGCAAGCATGGCCGGAAGGTTGTGCTGATTGAGTCTTTTGCCGGTGACATGGCTCCCTATTGCGACAGGGTCTTGTTGATCCGCCCCGGAACGGATGGAGCTCTGGCACTGGCCATGATGAATGTTCTGGTCGGGGCAGGGCTGGAAGATTCCGCTTTTCTCCGGAGCGAGACTGTCGGGTATGAGGAATTTCTGGTTACTCTGGATAGATACACCCCGGAATGGGCCGAGACTGTAACCGGAATTCCGGCCGGAGATATTCGCGAACTTGCTTTGGAATACGGAGCGGCTTCGGCGCCGGCAATCATTCTGGGCAGCGGCAACTCCCGATATGGCAACGGCGGCATGACCGTGCGGCTTATTACCGTCCTGTCCTGTTTTACCGGTGCTTGGAAACGTCCCGGCGGCGGGTTTTGCGGCTGCAACCCCGGAGGAGGGCCTTATGTGGACACAGATCTTATCACCCGCCCGGACCTGCGCAGCAACAATGCGCGAAAGGTCAATATCAACCAGCTTGCAGCGGCTCTGAAAGGTGGGGACGGGCAGGTGCCCATTTCGTGTCTGCATGTGTACGGCAGCAATCCGATGGGCTCTGTCTCCAACCAGTCCGGAATCCGCAGCGGATTGCTTAATCCCGATCTTTTCACCGTTGTTCATGAGCGTTTCATGACCGATACCGCACGCTACGCGGACATAATTCTTCCGGCAACTTTTTCGGTGGAGCATTCGGATTGTTACAGTGCTTACGGGTACTGCTCGTTCGGCGTGGCCCGCAAGGTGGTTTCGGCTCCGGGAGAGTGCAGAAGCAACTGGGATATTTTCAGTCTTCTGGCTAGCGGGATGGGCTACACCGACAGTCATTTCCAACGGTCCGAAGATGATCTGCTTGATGAATTGCTTGCCCGCCCGATGCAGGGCTTGCAGGGAATCTCCGCTGATCAGTGGGAAACGCTGAAAACCGGCGGGGTGATCTCCATTCCTTTTTCCGATCACACAGACTGGCGGACGCCGTCCGGGAAGGTGCAGATTGTAGATAACAGCCTTTCCGATCCGTTGCCCTGCTATACGGAATGTCACGGAGGAGCCTATCCGCTACGGCTTATTGCCGCACCAAGCTGCGAGACTCTCAACTCCATTTTCCTTGAGCGGGACGAAATGGTTGATAGGCGCGGAGAAATGGTGCTGGTAATGCATCCGAAGGATGCCGCGGCCCGTTCAATTGCGGACGGAGACTCTGTCCTTGCATACAACGATCTTGGCGAGGTGGCTTTTGCGGTCCGGCTGTCTCCTTTGGTGGCCGGAGGAACTGTTGCCGTTGCGGGCATATTCAAATCCGAGCAGTCGGCAAACGGAAATCTGGTCAATACTCTTATGCGCGAGCGTCTTTCCGACATAGGGGAGGCTACGACGCTGAACGATAATACCGTGGATGTCCGTAAGGGGTGA
- a CDS encoding cyclase family protein has product MQRFDLSFPLTNELFERMEKLAAKHTHIQKIDLFGHIGTHLDLMGKPFPEDYFTLSGRVFDVQKIAGRDIETTDINLDCIAENDFVFLHSGCLSSLSYGSDEYMADPIQLSWDLIDNLISKKVAMIGIDFAGIRQQKEHHKADTICAEAGTFVVENVYSLENLPIESEYSTFTVNCYPTRLADATGLPCRVIAEI; this is encoded by the coding sequence ATGCAACGCTTTGACCTGTCTTTTCCTCTGACTAACGAACTATTTGAACGTATGGAAAAGCTAGCCGCAAAACACACTCACATCCAAAAAATAGATCTGTTCGGGCACATCGGTACCCATCTTGATTTGATGGGGAAACCGTTCCCGGAAGACTACTTCACACTTTCGGGCCGAGTCTTTGATGTCCAAAAAATTGCCGGGCGGGACATCGAAACGACCGACATCAATCTAGACTGCATCGCGGAAAATGATTTTGTCTTTCTCCACAGTGGCTGCCTGTCCTCGCTTTCCTACGGATCAGACGAATACATGGCAGATCCCATCCAATTATCCTGGGACCTGATTGACAACTTGATAAGCAAAAAAGTTGCCATGATCGGAATTGATTTCGCAGGCATCCGCCAGCAGAAAGAGCACCATAAAGCAGACACTATTTGTGCTGAAGCCGGAACATTCGTAGTAGAAAACGTCTATTCGCTTGAAAACCTTCCAATCGAATCGGAGTACAGCACATTCACCGTCAATTGCTACCCCACGCGACTTGCAGACGCAACGGGACTACCCTGCAGAGTCATTGCGGAAATATAG
- a CDS encoding ISL3 family transposase, producing the protein MDRILIGLPDFAIKNVVSYFPIILEVEWTGKPICPRCRSSSFRIKDTFRRFIKSIPHNGRASILRVKCHKYHCKDCGRYFNTRMDGIKKWSRSTEILKREVFRQYNNGSCNKTIASENGIGVSSVERFYHQVINLKVRQRSNWKCPRYLGIDEHRFTRKVGFATTFCDLANNKIFDIAMGRSAAELLPFLRTLKGRSKVKVVCIDMNSAYRHMVKTWFPNARIVSDRFHVIRLVNQHFSKTCKLIDEENISYGRGGILRAMLCRQDRLSDKRKELLSKYFEAQPAIESLYHFCHELNDLLRVRAQNGRSCKKYIFELLDKIKQLQQSPFAPLRTLGRTLNSWKEEVARMFRYGKSNGTTEGFHRKMKLIQRRAYGFRNFENYRLRVRVLCG; encoded by the coding sequence ATGGATCGAATCTTAATCGGCCTGCCCGATTTTGCAATCAAAAATGTGGTGTCGTATTTTCCGATAATTCTTGAGGTAGAGTGGACAGGCAAGCCAATTTGTCCTCGGTGCCGAAGTTCTTCATTTCGGATCAAGGATACGTTCAGGCGATTTATCAAGAGCATTCCGCATAACGGGCGCGCATCGATTTTGCGGGTAAAGTGCCACAAGTATCACTGCAAGGATTGTGGTCGATATTTCAACACCCGTATGGACGGGATTAAGAAGTGGAGCCGCTCTACCGAAATTTTAAAGCGCGAAGTTTTTCGGCAGTACAACAACGGATCATGTAACAAGACCATTGCCAGTGAAAACGGAATCGGAGTTTCCAGCGTGGAGCGATTTTATCATCAGGTCATCAATCTAAAAGTCCGACAGCGCAGCAACTGGAAGTGTCCTCGGTATCTCGGAATTGATGAGCATCGTTTCACACGCAAAGTGGGGTTTGCAACCACGTTTTGCGACCTTGCAAACAATAAAATTTTTGACATAGCCATGGGCCGCAGTGCCGCTGAATTACTTCCCTTTCTCAGGACTCTTAAAGGGCGGAGTAAGGTAAAAGTAGTTTGTATAGATATGAATTCTGCTTATAGGCATATGGTCAAAACCTGGTTTCCGAACGCCCGGATTGTTTCGGATCGCTTTCACGTAATTCGGCTGGTGAACCAGCATTTCAGCAAGACCTGCAAGCTGATCGATGAAGAAAATATTTCGTATGGTCGGGGTGGAATTTTGCGGGCCATGCTGTGTCGGCAGGACCGTTTGTCAGACAAAAGGAAAGAGCTTTTATCTAAATATTTTGAGGCGCAACCGGCAATCGAAAGTCTTTACCACTTCTGCCATGAACTGAACGATCTGCTCAGAGTTAGGGCACAAAATGGCCGTAGCTGCAAAAAATACATTTTCGAACTGCTTGATAAAATCAAGCAACTTCAGCAGAGTCCTTTTGCTCCGCTTCGAACGCTGGGCAGAACTCTGAATAGCTGGAAAGAGGAAGTGGCCCGGATGTTTCGTTACGGTAAAAGCAACGGAACAACCGAAGGATTTCATCGGAAGATGAAACTTATCCAGAGGCGGGCATACGGATTTAGAAATTTCGAAAACTATCGGCTGCGTGTACGGGTTTTGTGCGGGTAG